A stretch of DNA from Nitrospirota bacterium:
ATGGGCGCTGCCGGGACAGATGTTGCAATAGAGACAGGAGATATAGTCCTTATGTCTGATGACCTGTCCAAAATACCTTATGTGTTGAACCTGAGCAGGAGGGCGGTCAATAATATCAGGCAGAATATCATTATCTCAATGACTATAATAGGTTTTCTGGTGCCTGTAGCCTTGATGGGGTGGATCGGCCTTGTACCCGGGATTCTGATAAATGAAGTAGGGGGCCTGTTGGTTATTATCAACGGGCTGCGTCTTCTGAGATGATTCAGAACCCCCTACCCCAGCTCTATGGTATCAGGAATTGTTTTTTTAAACCTGGTTGTTATTATAGGGAATGAAGATTAAGGCAAGATTAAACCGGAAAAGTTCTGCAGGCAGCGTTGGCTCATTTCTCAATCCTGTGCTTCTGCATACCATTTGGCACA
This window harbors:
- a CDS encoding cation-transporting P-type ATPase; amino-acid sequence: MGAAGTDVAIETGDIVLMSDDLSKIPYVLNLSRRAVNNIRQNIIISMTIIGFLVPVALMGWIGLVPGILINEVGGLLVIINGLRLLR